A genomic window from Lasioglossum baleicum chromosome 7, iyLasBale1, whole genome shotgun sequence includes:
- the LOC143210930 gene encoding monocarboxylate transporter 12 isoform X4, whose amino-acid sequence MVASSSEPWTTMASLGTKVDEQIAKAPHQNGGCKNEDLPLEDIQDNNNESIEVEMVVPPDGGWGWVIVAASFMCNLFVDGIIFSFGVFLNDISNEFTVSKARVALVGSLQSGFYLMAGPFVSALANRYGFRLVAILGSVISCAAFTLSYFSTSIEFLYISYGVLGGIGTGLIYVPAVITTGFYFERWRAMATGIAVCGSGIGAFLLAPISDMLVKKYGWRKALLFQAGMLLHCSIFGAMFRPLKPTRIKVKSTPENAGLEMKNGLMTKGLSTTSLHCVQPARSGFFGTNNNTEYPTAAEMLGSNPNIVNASKSLHSLHKVHVETTLERKLSSSEKRLSAPIYPDLDVNMDEKIAEEENNLLGGDVERLNGKVPTIRRHTISGRRLRADSDCSQKSLKLGNRRNPFSKDPQRPFYRDDIFYGGSLNRLAHYKSQQSSVGYHMSVTRLPTATDVAEEESGSCYLCPESVRRILTTMLDLSLLKSPSFLILAISGGLTMMGFYTPFIYVQDRATKAGIEQSTAMFLVSVIGIGNTIGRIVCGLASSVPGVDALVVNNIFISAGGLLTFFSGLSLSQGYQFFYAATFGISISVFASLRSILVVDLLGLEKLTNAFGLLLLFQGVAATVGAPLAGVFMDATKSYNAAFYLSGSLIFVSAVICYPLKRINVWESKKSGQKSSEDPSKS is encoded by the exons TGAACCGTGGACGACGATGGCGTCGCTGGGGACAAAAGTGGATGAGCAAATCGCCAAGGCACCGCACCAGAATGGCGGCTGCAAGAACGAGGATCTACCGCTCGAAGACATTCAGGATAACAATAACGAG AGCATCGAAGTCGAGATGGTGGTGCCGCCAGACGGTGGATGGGGTTGGGTGATCGTGGCAGCCTCTTTCATGTGTAACCTCTTCGTCGATGGCATCATCTTCAGCTTCGGAGTGTTCCTAAACGACATCAGCAACGAGTTCACCGTGTCGAAAGCGAGGGTGGCTTTGGTAGGGTCGCTGCAGTCCGGATTCTACCTTATGGCTG GCCCATTTGTCTCAGCCCTGGCGAACAGGTACGGCTTCAGGCTGGTCGCAATCCTGGGGAGCGTTATAAGTTGCGCTGCTTTCACCCTGTCATACTTCAGCACTTCCATCGAGTTCCTTTATATCTCTTACGGCGTCCTCG GAGGTATCGGGACAGGGCTGATTTACGTGCCGGCTGTGATAACTACaggattttattttgaaagatgGAGAGCAATGGCCACTGGGATCGCAGTCTGCGGATCCGGAATTGGCGCGTTCTTGCTCGCACCTATTTCCGACATGCTTGTCAAAAAGTATGGCTGGAGGAAAGCTTTGCTGTTCCAAGCAG GTATGCtgttgcactgctccattttcGGCGCGATGTTCCGCCCGCTGAAGCCGACGAGGATTAAGGTGAAGTCCACACCGGAAAACGCCGGATTAGAAATGAAGAACGGTTTAATGACCAAAGGATTGTCCACCACTTCGTTGCACTGCGTGCAACCCGCTAGGAGCGGGTTCTTCGGCACCAACAACAACACCGAGTACCCCACTGCTGCTGAGATGCTAGGCAGCAACCCCAACATAGTCAa CGCCTCGAAGTCACTGCACTCCTTGCACAAGGTCCACGTCGAGACGACCTTGGAAAGGAAGTTGAGCAGCTCCGAGAAAAGACTATCAGCCCCCATATATCCGGACCTGGACGTGAACATGGATGAGAAGATCGCTGAGGAGGAGAACAATCTTCTGGGCGGTGATGTGGAAAGATTGAACGGCAAGGTGCCCACG ATTCGCAGGCACACGATCAGCGGGCGTCGCCTTCGCGCGGACTCGGATTGCAGCCAGAAATCGTTGAAACTGGGCAACAGGCGGAATCCATTCAGCAAGGACCCGCAGAGACCATTTTACAGGGACGATATCTTTTATGGGGGGTCGTTGAACAGGCTGGCTCATTACAAGTCGCAG CAATCGTCCGTGGGCTATCACATGTCGGTCACGCGTCTGCCAACGGCCACTGATGTCGCTGAAGAGGAAAGCGGAAGCTGTTACCTTTGTCCTGAAAGTGTCCGACGTATTCTCACCACTATGCTTGATCTAAGCCTTCTGAAGAGCCCGTCGTTCCTGATCCTGGCTATCTCCGGCGGACTCACTATGATGGGATTCTACACGCCATTCATATACGTACAAG ATCGTGCCACGAAAGCAGGAATCGAGCAATCCACTGCCATGTTCCTTGTCTCTGTAATCGGTATTGGCAACACGATCGGTCGTATTGTCTGTGGCCTGGCAAGCAGCGTGCCAGGAGTCGATGCACTGGTTGTTAACAATATATTCATCAGCGCTGGCGGGCTGTTAACATTTTTCTCTGGGCTGTCGTTGTCCCAGGGGTATCAGTTCTTCTATGCGGCCACTTTCGGTATCAGTATAT CGGTGTTTGCCTCTTTAAGATCAATCCTGGTAGTTGATCTACTAGGCCTGGAGAAGCTGACGAACGCTTTCGGGCTTCTTCTTCTGTTCCAAGGTGTGGCGGCGACGGTCGGCGCACCCCTCGCAG GCGTGTTCATGGACGCTACCAAAAGCTACAACGCTGCCTTCTACCTTTCTGGTAGCTTGATCTTCGTGTCCGCGGTGATCTGTTATCCCCTGAAGAGGATCAACGTTTGGGAATCGAAGAAGAGCGGGCAGAAGAGCAGCGAAGATCCTTCGAAATCCTGA